The Solenopsis invicta isolate M01_SB chromosome 3, UNIL_Sinv_3.0, whole genome shotgun sequence region TCGGGATATCTCCTTCCTTCACTACCTCTCCTTTGTAGGACATGGCAGTTGAACCGCATCGAGCGTATGCTTGAGTACGGTCTCGGCCTAACCTACACTCCTCTCTCCTTCCTCATTGTCCTTTCCTCAGGTTGGTCGCGGCGTAACTTGCTTGCACCACTTCCTGATACCTATTGTCCACTTTTTCCTTTACCCCAAGAGGTGTATTTTTCTCGAGTTGCGCACGACCTGGTGTCACGCTTGTGTTTGCGCCTTCTTCGGCATCTCTTCTCCTTTCCATATCAAATTTCCTAacctctcttctttctttaaaaacCCCGCCGGCATCTTGATTTATTCCTCGACGCTcgagtatttaaatttaaaattgaacttaaatgtttgattttaaATAGACATTAAATCATCAAttcaaaatctaaaataattgtccaattaacaatttaattcataattttcaagTACGCTCTTGCTGTTCCACACACCACACTCCTACGCTCACGCTTTAATAACAATCCTCTctctctaattaatttaataatcggAAAACCGGTAAGAAttcactttcatttttttttaattagaaacttttattaatcaACAAAATGGCAATTCTTTATAAGGCAACATGGGCAAGAAAACCCATCGTGGTAAGGCCGGAGGACGTAAACGATTCTTACGCGCTCTTCATAAAGAGCTGAatgaaatcaaaaattttgattcatCTACATATTGGACGGAGTTCCCAGACACCTCCTCTTCCTCAGCGGAATTACCGAACCTTGAATTCCCGGAGCTCGCTGTTTCTTACCGTCCTCCCAAACggaatataaagaaagaaatagtAGCGTTTAGGAGTCGAGCTGTCAAATCAGCACCAGAATACGTACCAGAGAGGAGACCGACTCGGCCGGCATCTCCGTCGGTCTATACCAAGAAGCCGaataaaacacttaaaaacccgcgaattaaattaagtattcaaacaaattttgaaataagaaaaagttcatccagatacattttaaaaataaaagcataaacTGTTACTCGcataaattatcatattttgtataaactattatattttgtataaacatttacttatttatttatattttcttttcctaaataaaatttataaaaattcttttcctatAATCATGCTTTCACAAAATCATTATAACACAATCTCACGCCACCGCTTCCTAGTCACGCttccaaaataatattaataataatatattaataatcattaaatttaatcaaaaataaccAAATATTCTAACctaataagataaataatttgtcCTGGATAAATTGCAGGACTGGTGACAGCAGCCCATACAACAATACATgaagcataaaatattaaataacacatAATCAAATTCTCCCAAAAACGTCCGACCCATGCTCGGACGCAACACACACATCcaggagcgaacccggatcttacgattgtgaagcaagcacctaacgcacggagccgattGCACTGTTtgggagaacagttaccggaaaggctcatatggcacgccgcggtatggccaattttcaaatttattatttcgaaactaaggcttaTTTGATCAAACGccaggagacgtaaactttttttcgtctccagaataaccaaaaaaattggaatcgaAATCCTAGGGTGACTCACCtaatcctccccttgtaagtacCATCGGCTAAGCAAGGGTCTCGAAACGAAAGAAGTACCAATCAAGCCTCGCTCTCGGAAAGCGCATTCTCTACGTCACATCGGGCTCTGTTTTGTGAGTATTCCGATCGAGTCCCGCTCTTGGATTATAACCAATTTTCCTTGCATCGAGCCAGGCTCTGCAAGTACGAGACCGACTTTTGGAACCGCCGTCGAGGCTTGCTCCGTCTACGAGGCAAAAGTCAAACACTTTGGCGTTGAGCTTGGCTTCACCAACAAAAATCTGGGGACCCAGTGGAGATTGATTTGCCTACATCTATCACCTCCAAGACGGAATAGGCCACCGTCACTCTTCCTGAGGGACGACGATCCGAGAAGTTCTCGACCTGTATCACCTTTCTGGTGCGTGGACTTCCCTGATGGGTCGCTATCACCACTGGCCACTTCACCGTCTGCTTCACCGCCAGCGGCTCCAGTCTACGGACTTAAGACCGAGCGTGCTACACAGACGGACGCCCAGTACACCACACGGAGCTGTCAGACTTCCGCCGAGTGGGTATCACCGGATAGGCGCAGCACTCGAGAAAACCGTTCACCTCGGAGGAAGAGACAAAGAGGCAGGGCCATCTTCTTGGATTCCTCAAACACTGACCCAGCGTAACCGGAACCTTAAGAACCAAACGGCCCCCTCACTAAAAAACCTAAATGAAGTTAAGAACGCGACAGGcgtaaattaaatcattaactctcaacaaaatttcgaaattggcGACCTCTCAAATTAGTGACCCTCCAAATTTAGATATAAGTTTGTCAGCtgttaacatttttactttcgTTTCATTTCTATCATCAAAATATTAGatgaaagtaaaagaattataatactTGTAGTGAAATACACAGAGCTCTGAAATCATATAGCTATGTATAGCTAAGTTTAGCCGAAATGCTATTTTGAAATGATATGTCGTATATGTATGTAACAACCTatgttttgtccgagcgcggacgagctcagggaaaccagggctcgaagggaggttgccgggttaattaattccgagatcggacgtGCGTTTAAAGAGAATGTTACTTTATTTGAAACACAATACTGATAATACACGTATATAGTTCGGTCATATACACATGCGGTGTACCCGAGACGGTACGGTGACGTGATTTAACAATAGTAAGACGCGGTATGTACAGGACGGGGATCTATTTACATCGGTTCGGTTGCTTGTATTCGGCTCGCGGCCGGTGCGAGAGAGCGCACGGTAGCGCGGTCTCGGTCGCACTTATTCGAAGCCGTCGCGTGGTTTTTGTGGTGTTTACGTCGTCGCGGTCTTGTCGATCCGCGACGCGTGCGCGGGCCGGGGCGCTGACTTCAGAAGTCGCGTTTGGattccgcgaattcgcgacaggtgttcgatgggattcccttagtagggaatcctcGACATGCGTCGGCGCCGGCTGCCTCGATGGAGGCAAAGATCTCTCTACCCCCtgggtggcagtcgttaccgcgGACTCTCGGATGGAGATGGATGTTGGcggaatcgttgagatctctcaacggtggcagagctcgctctaccactcggattccctgagtgccgggaaagcgggatcggaaatcgccgagatcactcagcggtgacagagctcactctaccacgcggatttcctgggtctggctcggaggctggaccagggaagagtcgatctctctgtgaggtcgtccgccttttataccccgatctcggagagtcggggatgttcgagtggagttcggttcttccCGGAACTCAGCATCCCCGCTGCACCGAGATCGGTCtggtatcgcgctctcgcttgagcgtacgcctctccgttgctccaacgccaggagcgtgcggcttaatgcgcgtgcgcgcggattCCGTACGTTTAACGGCGTGTTTGTTGGACCGTTCGCGCGCGCATGTATGAggcgtttatcggcgcgtagcgcctgttcgtctgtccggctggtgttcggccggacaggggagcggttcgtggccccagggggaacgatgcggGGGTGCATCGTTACATGTATGTGCTGAAATGAAGAATGCGAGCACACACGTATACCGCATGCATGCTTGTGTACGGTATGCGACAGGATTTGCAATCTAGAATACCCGATTCAGATGTACACCTTATGTagaaatacacacacacgcacgcgcgcgcgcgcgcacacacacacacacacacaccagtGAGAAACAAAATCgacgtgcgtgcatgcgtgcatgtATGTATTTCTGTACATAAAGTATACCTCGTTACTAGGGTTGACGATTTCATCCGAATCTATGGATATCCGGATATCCGAGTATCCGGATAGTGATATTATCCGGATTCTATATTCGAATATTTCGGATAGAATATGAAGATCCGGATATCCGAATCAAttcggattattttttttcatcttatctAAAAAGTTTACAATTGGTATAAAAATCCGGATCCGGATTTGAAAATTGTGTTACAAAGAGAACGAAAAGTACCAGCTTGACATTGCCAGTGTCTGTTTATGTTGACACTCACACTCGCCGTTCGAAGGTTGAGCTCGCTAACACGCGGCTTTGAATTATCATTGTCTGGCAGCATTATTGGCATTTAGAAAACGAAAATCTACTTATCAGTGTTTGAGAAGTGTACTATGTCAAAGAAGAGAAGTTGGGTATGGCAATATTGCACGGCTTCCGCAGACAAGCTTGAATATCTCAGTATACCCGCATCATCAGCTGGATCTGAAAGAGTGTTTTCCACGTGTGGAAACACTGTAACTATAAAAAGATGTTGCCTTGATCCTGCCAATGTCGATGTTCTTGTCTTTCTGTTCCAAAATCGGAATCTGTTTAATTAACTTGTttaattgaccaattaaaaaaatattattaagttatgaagttattattataaaacttctatatattatgtttttgttctatatattatgttttcgTTTTatgtcaagaaataaaaatttatctttataatgagatcttttttctataagaatcatctgaataacaaacaatttaatGGTTTGGATCCGAACGGCTTCAAATTTGGATCCGAAAGATCCGGATATCCGCTTCAATCGGATATTTAATCTCGGATCTATCTCTATCTCGGATATCCGAATATCCGGATAAACGGATAATCGTCAACCCTACTCGTTACCTTGTGTAGaaacacacgtacacgcacacacgcacgccgattttgttataatttttcattggtgtgtgtgtgtgtgcgcgcgcgcgcgcgtgcgcgcattCACACACGCACACCAATGAAAAAGATAACAAAatcggcgtgcgtgcgtgcgtgtgtgcgtgcgcgcgcgggcgtgtgtgtgtgtttctatATAAGATATACATTTGAATTGGGTATTCTAAATTGCGAATCCTGTTGCATGCTACGTGTGTGCTCATATTCCAAGCAACCAATGCCTGGGCAAGTAGCCGCGGCACGTGCAACGCTGTCGCTGGAAAATCcaggctacgttccgtttcgcACATAATACGCATGGcacatcattttatctttgtaattCCCCAAATGTAAACAAGGAcgaaatgatacatcatgcgtATCATGCGTGAAATGGAACGTGGCCCAGAGGCTAGTGACAGCGTTACGCACGCTGCGGCTACTTGCTTTGGCGTTGGTCGCTTGACATTCGAAATGGAATTATTAGCTGTAAGAAATCGCTCCACAGCCAAATCAATTCCTTGACATTAAACTTATATTCTTTCACTATATTTTCCCACATGCTTGTGTACAGCATGTGACAGGATCCGCAATCTAGGATACTTAATTTAGATGTATATATTTTGTGTAGAAACACACCCACAtccacacccacacacacacgcacacgcgcacacgcacgcacacacacacacacacacacacacacacacacacacacacacacacacacctcaATTTTGAAATGACAACAAAATcggcgtgcgtgtgtgcgtgtatgtatgttTCTACATAAGGTATACTTTGTTATCTTGACGTATCtcaaatctgattttttttattcaattattttcagGTAAAAGCTTAGATGGAACGGCGAAATTGACGATGTCGAAGCCGATAACTGAGCCAAAGCCAGCACCAACGCCGATGATACCGACGGCATCGACGTCGACGCTGTTGATACCGCCGACACCGCCAACGTCGCCGACATCACCGACGCCGTCGCCAAATGACTTGGATAGTTTAGCCAAAGTAAATATTCACATTTCTGTTATTATTGTATGCgtgtatgtttgtgtgtgtttgtgtactgagggaaatatttaatttatgtatttatttgaattgggactttaactatggccgcctcaataagaatattccacgtctatgttcataTTACATACTCATATTTGAGAGTCTAGTATGAACATGGACgtggaatatccttattgaATCGGCTATAGTTAAAATACCAATAGTATTAAGTACGCAACTAAGTTcccgctgtttgtcaatagatggctcCAGCAGTAAGTGCTGGTCAATTTAGACATATCCAAAACGTCATGAAGCAAActtagacatatggtaaacaaaccgcgttgacaggttagtgattttattttagcgtcatatacttttgattgtgtgaaaatgtctgattttgtgcaaataatcgtcatttacgggaagtgttgattttcttatttcattcgaAGAAAACGGCGGTTGAAGCGCATCGAGAGCTCCAAAAAGTTTACGGAGATGCTGCTCTAAGTGaaacaacgtgccgtgattggttccgtcgcttcaaagacggtgatttcgatgttgacgaccgtccgcgtgaaagaaggccaaaaacattcgaagacgctgaattggaggcattgctcgatgaggatccgtgccaaacgcaagaacagcTTGCTTCAGCATTAGGAGTTACCCGCCAAGCTATTTCCAAGCGATTGTATGCGttggaatgattcaaaagcaaggaactTGGGTTCCTTATGATTTGAAGCCAAGGGACGTTGAGCGTCGTTTTTTTATCTGTGAACAACTGCTCCAGCGGCAAAAAAAGGAAGGGTTTTTTTCGTTGCATCGCGACGGgtgataaaaaatggatttattacaGCAACCCAAAGAAAAGGAAGTCATGGGGACTGCCCGGTCATGCTTCTACGTCGTCGACTCGGCCGAATATCCACGCTACGAAGattatgctgtgtatttggtgggaccaggttgatgttatttattatgagctgttgaaacTGAACGAAACCATCACTAGGGAATGGTATCGACTTCAATTGATGCGACTGAGCCGAGCACTGCGCAAAAAACGGCCAGAATACGAGCAGAGGCACgacaaagtgattctactgcatgacaacgctcggcctcgTGTTGCCAAACCCGTTAAAACTTACGTGGAAACGGTCAAATGAGAAGTCCTACCCCACCCGCCATATTCCCCAGATATTGCGCCgtccgattattacttgttccgttCGATGGCACATGGTCTGGCTGATCAGCAGTTCCGCTCATATGAAGACATCAAAAAACCCTTGATTCGTAGATAGCCTCAAAAGACTAACACTTTTATCGTAACGGTATTTGAGCTTTGCCAGAAAGATAGGCAAAAGTTGTAGCTAGCAATgggcaatactttgaatgattcatttgtaaccattttttttacaataaagttgcttttttataaaaaaaacagcaagaacttagttgcgcacttactactaataaaatatttattaaatgtacattatatttttttatgtttcagaaAATGGAGACGTTAAAGCATAACGTCCAGAAATTGAACAAGAAAGAAAAGCGACAGAAATGGAACACTGCAAATCGAAGGGGATATACCTAAATGACATTAGCATACTCAGCATATGCGCCAGCACCGACGACGTATGCTGGCGGATACGCTGCAGCTAGCGCGCTAGCGTACCTACTGTCGCCGCCAACAGCATACCCACCACCATCACCGCCTTCGCTAGCAACATACCCACCACTACCACCGCCTCCGCTAGCAGCATACCCACCGTCACCACCGTCGTCAGCGTACTATCCGGTGTATTTGCCACATTATCGTTACTTGTTAGTGTACAACTAATCCAGTTTTAGATTTTGTCAAAAAGGCAAAGACAAGATACACTGTGATTctcagattttatatttaaaacgaataaattttaaatataaagattctCTGAACTTTACACTTGTAAAATAGGAGAAATCTCTTCACTGGAATTAATACTGctaataagttttataatagcaaaataaaatatcttataaatttaaaaaaatgtaactgaacttaaacattattgttttaacattacgtttttgtgtaaaatagcttaatatttatatttgaaatttattcgtcttaaatataaaaatcttaaatataaaaccTGAGAGTCACAGTATATCTTATCTTTGCCTTCTTGACAAAATCTTAAACTGGATTAGTTatacactttaatttaaatataaaatctgagAGTCACAGTAAATCTTCTCTCTGCCTTTTTGACAAAATCTAAAACTGGATTAGTTATACACTTTAACTTttagtaacaataatatttcaaatataaagatTCTATGAACTTTACACTTGTAAAATCAGAGAAATCTTTTCACTAAAATTAATACTggtaatagtttttataatagcaaaataaaatatctcataaatttaaaaaagtgtaacTGAACTTaaacattattgtttaaaaattacgtttttgCGCAAAATagcttaatatttatatttgaaatttatttgtcttaaatataaaatctgacAGTCACGGTGTATCTTATCTTTgtcttcttttttaaatcaaaaactgGATAAATTTTCGGTGTATTTGCCATATTATCGTTACTAAAAGTTAAAGTGTGTAACTAATCCAGTTTCAGATTTTGTCAAAAAGGCAAAGATAAGATATACTGTGACTCTCAGgttttatatttaagttaaagtgTATAAATGACGCAAATACAAACTTCATAGCCTGTCGATGAATGTCTATGGCACAAATTATGCCTTTATTCATCAAAATCTTATATTATAGTGTATTTTAAATACTCTTGTGTACTGCATGCTTGATACGATAGCTACAAACGTTTTGTGTTTTAAGTAGTTATAcaagtaatttataacataatataaatttttgctaaAGATACGATAGctattgttacgtccagccttAAGAAAAGATGTTCTTACCGTGATAATAAATAGGATTTGAGAAGGTTGGGGAGGATGTAACGACGTGCGATCGTACACGGCTGCGTAAGACAAGCGGCATGAGTGGGACGCGCGGGTAAATCTGAGAGGTAGATCAGGAGGGCACTGGAGTCCCACGTCAACCGTTGGATTCCTCGCGTTTTCGGTCCAGTTTTGGGGCAACAAATTTAATCGTTTTACCCCGAAATTGGATCTAGTGCAAATCTAACTAGAGCAAGGAATGGAAGTGATTGAGTTTAgaaattgacaaatttattcacatgagaataaatttatttttttacaaaagaaattgCAGATTATTGCCCCAAATTCgcataattaacaaatattgattaatttaagaattttttaagttttattgtgGCTTACAAATTCGTAATTCAATTGTAActaatttagaaatttacaaAAGTCTATTATAAGTCACAATATCGCATCTTTTAATCTACAATTTTTGGTTAGCTTATGTATGGCGTGTTGAAAATAATgcaatgtatatgtatatgcgtgTAAATTTGTATGCATTTTCGGCACTAAATAGTAATTTGAATACGTATGAGGGAGGAAAACGAGGATGGATCCGTCTGGAGAAAGTTTGGAAAGTTAGGCACAAACTGTTTCTAAGTCGAACTTGTCTGGCCCGATTGAAAATGCGCCAGGAGAGAGGGGGTTGGAAGACGATGGGAGGATTGACAGGACCGCATCTAATAACTGGAAGAGGCCGGGGGCGAAAAACTAACGAGGGGCAAGTGGTGGAAGTTCATCTACAAGTTGTACGTTAGAGGGTGAAGAGGGGGAGGGACATTTGTCCTCAAGATCGTGAAATCCGAGGATCGGAGAGTCTGAGCAAagttcctcctcctcttcgagATCGTGGGACTCGGGGGTCGGAGATCTCTGAGGAAATCTCTCTCCCTCGAAATCTCGGACCTCAGAATCTGGAGAGGGAGACAGAAAGATGGGGGAATCGGGGAAGATCCGGTAGGTTAGTTGGGTTGAATCAGACGCGGGGGAGTTTACGCGTTCGGAGGGGGTTGACGGTTCCTTTTCGTTAAGAGGGACCGGGGAGTAAAAAGGTTCAGGGGGTGAGAAGCTGCAAGGGGAAGAAGAAGACGGTTCAGGGGGGCAATTTGGGGGTGCACTGACGGAAGCTACAGAATTATTTGAGTCTTCAGAaagtttatgtttaaatttcttAAGACAACTGGGTAAGCGGTATTCAATTTCCCTAATTTAAGCAGGTTAATAATAAACGGTATAGTTTCCGCGGGCAGATCGAGTAACGCGGCGAGCTTCCTGGCCCTGCGGTTCCTATGATTTCTATGATGCTTGGCTGCGGCGCAAAACttgtttttatgaatttttcgtGAAGTTCAACTATCCACtagaatgaataaaataaataattgactCCCTTTTCTCTTAAATATgcgaaaaaaggaaaaaataaaaagaaaaatttgactgGTGACAGAGGAAGAAAGGAGGATAAGAAACTGATCGAATTGCACGGGAGAATTTTTTTGAATCGAATTAAACAAAGTTCTATTCAATCCCCAAAAGGAAAGATTTTGATAATagatttctttgaatcaaatgaAGCCAAAGCTTGACTTAATCCAGAAATGGAAATAGAAGATTCAGTCTGAGTCGAATTGAACGAAATTTGATTCAATCCCAAAAAGAAAAGGTAGATGAAGATAGGTCAGGGAGAGTGGCGGTtaacaatatcaaaattatatatggattattcgaaagagagaaaagatgatcaataaaaaaagaactaaaaaaaatatttcaaaaataaacggAAGATTGCAACTTACTACTTGTTGGTTGTATTGCGGGTTGTATTGTTAGTAGACGAATGTTACACTCTTGGAGCCGCAAACCTCCAACTGGGCCGCTCTTGGCGGGAGATGAATGGTTCGGTCAAAAGGATTCCGCATGCGATGCATAGTCGGCAGATTCCAAGCAAGCCCGTTTTGCAATGGCACTTTTCTCATTCGACCGAGACTTACGCTCCGTACGAGTTAAAGTCCGCGGATTCGAGAGTCATAAAACTGGAACATACAAGATGCTACGGAACTGTGATTCAGATTAAGCATGAATCAAGACTAGACTACTAGCTCCACGcgcctatttatactatttttcatctatgattccctttgtcctaTCAAGGGTCGTGTGCACTAATTTACTCGTCAATGcgcccacgtgcaatatttagtTTTACGATTTTTTCATATTCCTTGGTAATTGTTATCCCGAGACAGCAGCAGGTTTGACAATTAATCTCCCGGAAAGtattacatgttaaaattttatcaatttattgctATGCGGGCGCCGGGCATCCAAAAGGGTGCACACATGCGTTTTCTCTAATTTTACTACCTTTGGTGTTTCCGGCACCGAGCAACGGTGTCATCTCAAATCCCCatgattggtgaatttataACTTCCATTGCTGTGAGTGTCAGCGTATTTTTGcaatcggggtgagatcaccgctGCTTGAGCcccccgttaattagaatatccgctggttgtgAAGGAAAaaaatcgttactccgcaggacgtaacactatAAATGTTTTGTGTTTTAAGTAGTTATACAAgcaatttataacataatataatttttttgctaaaaacaCTTCCATAttgttttttagtaaaataaagaccaaaaattttatgttcaattatttattagtttattattattacaattatatttgttCTCATGTTCTTATTATACCTAGCAATTTTAAACATTCCACGAGTATGTTCAACATATGTAATGACCATTGTACTTGTTGTAACTATTAAAATTACTCCCACGCATATTACTACGTAAGTGTGCAATAGAaccaaatagaaatattttgtataataaatttttataaaattaattatttgtcttttacaataaatattagtctGTAGCTTCAACCGTTCGGGACTTATGACTGAAAAGgtataaaaactattttcgGCCGCAACTCCCGAACCGTTAGGCCTACAGACTTCGACCATAGCTCGTTGGAAAGCATTTTTCAAGCCCTTTAAAACGGCATAAGGCTGAAGTCCGTAGCTTCAACCGTTCGGGACTGcaatgtaattgtaattgtgTTTTACATGTTACAGAGAATTAGCATCATGTTGCGTCGAAGGTATGTCGTCGTCGGGGAGGACGAAATGGTTGCTGCGGATACGTCGGATCTGCGCTCTCTCAACGAGTCTGACTCGCCGAGTACCGACAACGAACGGGCGCATTTCCGCATGCGCGACGGCCAACTCCTTATGTATATGCCGCAGGAACCCGTACGGGGCCGGTGAGGCCGAGGAAATCCCCGGCGCCAGCGTGGGCGGCAACGGTGGGTGCCACGTCATCCGGAGTGGGACCAGGCGCAGGCGCGGCGCCAGGAGCGCAGAGTGAACCGAGCGCAAAGGCGCGACCAGCACCGACGGCTCTTCCGGAGGCAGAAGAAGGTGCAGGTTATGCAACGTGACCTCATGTTGAGTCAGAAAACGATTGTAGAAGAACAGGAAAcgctgcagcagcagcaacaagtGCTGCAGCATCAGCAGCAGGAGTTGTTACGCCAAGTGGCCCGCAAGTGagtaattatgttatattaaagaaaaacaaattgtgCAATATTTCGGGGGTACATTATGTTAGCGGAACAGGAAACGAGACTCGtccaaaatttttacattatatttttttttccttttttacagAAGAGCGATTAATGAAACCAACATAGGCGTGTTCACGCTGGATAGCGACAACGGCGGCGACGAGGACAAGAAGCCTCAACGCAAAATTCCAAAAGTggaataaaaaagttttcatacaaaataatatatgtttgaTTTGTATGaccaattttttttgtgtttttagaaaattataccGTGgagcttttaataaaaaaatttttatatatgtatgctatatttatttatatgtattacccATTTTTTACAGAGTCCGtggttattttgatattattttattttattttatttttttttaatactacgtAGGTAGGGTAGGTTaggtttgattttttttagggCTCATGATAGACGAGTCTCTGGGCGGAGGCGGCGGCGCACAGTGGAGCGAAACATATGAATTGTCGGACATAACGGTGGAAGTCTtagttttattgttttatatgtctgatttatttgtat contains the following coding sequences:
- the LOC105194395 gene encoding basic proline-rich protein-like codes for the protein MTLAYSAYAPAPTTYAGGYAAASALAYLLSPPTAYPPPSPPSLATYPPLPPPPLAAYPPSPPSSAYYPVYLPHYRYLELASCCVEGTRTGPVRPRKSPAPAWAATVGATSSGVGPGAGAAPGAQSEPSAKARPAPTALPEAEEGAGYAT